One window of the Runella slithyformis DSM 19594 genome contains the following:
- the drt2 gene encoding antiviral reverse transcriptase Drt2: MESEKENDWFQLKSYLHFSPKITKQDFDWAKEFVSSEKKIKTYSFYPLIHRVIIQRRYKKLTDGKRSHFDSTKKESTAKERQIYYANHLDTLIYAYYTKVKLEPKYEGKIKEIDGLSNCISAYRTIKVHPNTKSGKSNIHFANDVFNCIKQYDECAVLTFDIEKFFDSLNHQHLKKAWCNLLNSNKLPDDHYNIYKSLTNFSFVEESELLNELGLLNIGNRFEIKRIIKNKNIKSYCKNNKEFRLKVCGRENKKCKSLVKPHPFEYKKNQIDYLELKSYKKRHLKGIPQGTAISAFLANLYLLEFDTKVFNEVTNFEGIYRRYSDDIVIVCKLKDETHLKNFVINAIEDYKLIINKDKTEVSYFKRNLNKELVLDKDSMPLRYLGFEFNGLTIRIKSASIAKYYRKMKSLIKFKALRSSFLQKKKSTIHTQIHKKKIYKRYSHLGNLNFIAYAYKASKIINGNSIKSQLKRHWRNLNNYITFYEEKYKLPKR; the protein is encoded by the coding sequence ATGGAGTCAGAAAAAGAAAATGATTGGTTTCAGCTAAAAAGCTATCTTCATTTTTCACCAAAAATAACAAAACAAGATTTTGATTGGGCAAAAGAATTTGTTTCTTCTGAAAAAAAAATTAAAACATACTCATTTTATCCATTAATTCATCGGGTAATAATACAAAGAAGGTATAAAAAACTAACTGATGGGAAGCGCTCACATTTTGACTCTACCAAAAAGGAATCAACAGCAAAAGAAAGACAGATATACTATGCTAATCATTTAGATACATTAATCTATGCATATTATACAAAGGTTAAATTAGAACCAAAGTATGAAGGCAAAATAAAGGAAATAGATGGATTATCAAATTGTATATCAGCATATAGGACTATAAAGGTTCATCCAAATACAAAATCAGGAAAATCAAATATTCACTTTGCAAATGATGTTTTTAATTGCATTAAACAATATGATGAATGTGCAGTTTTAACATTTGATATTGAGAAATTCTTTGATAGCCTTAACCATCAACACTTAAAAAAAGCATGGTGTAACCTACTAAACAGCAATAAATTACCTGACGACCACTACAATATATATAAATCTTTAACAAATTTTTCATTTGTTGAGGAGTCGGAATTACTTAATGAATTAGGTTTACTTAATATTGGTAATAGGTTTGAAATCAAAAGAATTATTAAAAATAAAAATATAAAGTCGTACTGTAAGAACAATAAAGAGTTTAGGTTAAAAGTGTGTGGAAGAGAAAACAAAAAATGCAAATCTTTAGTAAAACCTCACCCATTTGAGTACAAAAAAAATCAAATTGATTATTTAGAGCTAAAAAGCTATAAAAAAAGACACCTTAAAGGCATTCCACAAGGCACAGCTATTAGTGCATTTTTAGCTAATTTATACTTACTTGAATTTGACACTAAAGTTTTTAATGAAGTAACAAATTTTGAAGGAATTTATAGGCGTTACTCTGATGATATAGTTATAGTTTGTAAATTAAAAGATGAAACGCATCTAAAAAATTTTGTAATTAATGCGATAGAAGATTACAAACTAATAATTAATAAAGACAAAACTGAGGTATCATATTTCAAAAGGAATTTAAATAAAGAATTAGTATTAGATAAAGATTCTATGCCTTTAAGGTATTTAGGATTTGAATTTAATGGACTTACAATAAGAATAAAATCTGCAAGTATTGCCAAATACTACAGAAAAATGAAAAGCCTCATTAAATTTAAAGCCTTACGGTCTTCTTTCTTGCAGAAAAAGAAATCAACGATTCACACCCAGATTCATAAAAAAAAGATATATAAAAGATATAGCCATTTAGGCAACCTAAATTTTATCGCATATGCTTATAAGGCATCAAAAATCATTAACGGGAACTCTATTAAAAGTCAATTAAAAAGACATTGGCGAAACCTAAATAATTATATTACTTTTTATGAGGAAAAATATAAGCTACCCAAAAGGTAG
- a CDS encoding acyltransferase family protein — translation MIDSESQIKDNVTPFFSESSFRHFPSITLTWPGEDSVISLKERYNRKMNVMRFLAMGSIVWGHCQFIDSPGVVLSPSTDLIQAVLRQLGRVGTVNFFILTGFFLGDKVMKYTAASYLKRRFQTIIVPWLYFLGIFTIAELIYRNAFKQSPGEILIIGTQLFRGLIFHAAYWFIPVSVVSGVILVLFKKQQEKLGFGLVLLSITLFYNANLYFQWMDSNHTKAIPAYAFFVWLGGKFKTHLVMVDALIRRVSWPVLLTVAAAAFLLATLEGAYLQKLETPDAYASLRLSNSALSLFLFLIVMKTDRLLFINALQPQKYIFGVYLLHTITICVFSNVLDELLFRLPDFTNGIGEYILLQCVYFAFIFTLSYTIAVLLKNSALRFLFGK, via the coding sequence ATGATAGATTCAGAAAGTCAGATTAAAGATAACGTTACCCCTTTTTTTTCGGAAAGTTCATTTAGACATTTCCCTTCTATAACCCTTACGTGGCCCGGGGAAGACAGTGTTATTAGTTTGAAAGAACGCTATAACCGCAAAATGAACGTCATGCGCTTTTTGGCCATGGGGTCGATCGTTTGGGGACATTGTCAGTTTATTGATTCCCCCGGCGTTGTTCTTTCGCCAAGTACTGATTTAATCCAAGCTGTGCTCCGGCAATTGGGGCGAGTGGGTACCGTCAACTTTTTCATATTGACGGGTTTCTTTTTGGGTGATAAAGTGATGAAATATACCGCAGCGAGCTACCTGAAGCGTAGATTCCAAACCATTATTGTGCCCTGGCTGTACTTTCTGGGTATTTTCACCATTGCGGAACTGATTTACAGGAATGCGTTTAAACAGTCGCCCGGAGAGATACTGATTATCGGAACGCAATTGTTCAGGGGACTTATATTTCATGCGGCGTATTGGTTTATTCCGGTATCGGTTGTTTCGGGCGTTATACTGGTTCTTTTCAAAAAGCAGCAGGAGAAGCTCGGGTTTGGTTTAGTGTTGTTGAGTATTACCCTTTTTTACAACGCCAACTTGTATTTCCAATGGATGGATTCCAATCATACCAAAGCCATTCCGGCGTATGCGTTCTTTGTGTGGCTGGGAGGAAAATTCAAAACCCACCTCGTGATGGTTGATGCGCTGATACGCCGTGTCTCGTGGCCGGTGCTTCTGACAGTAGCGGCCGCTGCTTTTTTGCTGGCCACGCTTGAAGGCGCTTACCTGCAAAAGCTTGAGACCCCGGACGCATACGCTTCCCTCCGGCTGTCCAATTCTGCCCTTTCCCTGTTTCTATTTCTCATTGTCATGAAGACCGATAGACTTTTATTTATTAATGCCTTACAACCCCAAAAATACATTTTTGGGGTATACCTGCTGCATACCATCACGATCTGCGTCTTCTCCAATGTTTTGGATGAATTATTATTTCGCTTACCGGACTTTACGAATGGAATCGGCGAGTATATACTTCTGCAATGTGTATACTTTGCTTTTATTTTCACCCTTAGTTATACCATTGCGGTACTGCTGAAAAATTCAGCGTTGAGATTTTTGTTTGGTAAATAA
- a CDS encoding toprim domain-containing protein produces MIPNEVIQRLKTIPITAYLSSMGIEPVKEQNGQLLYYSPFKDEHSPSFFVNPHRNVFKDFTTNDKGGDVITLVRRLKACDFAKAVQLLEVFDGITSSFSFNGRIKPYVEKSPLEVLKVKPLENKALIAYLSNVRGIPFAIASKYVKECYFKVNDKYQFAVCFENDLKGLELRNVYVQLSTNPKSITTLKGTDNSTALIFEGFMDFLSYIVCQGKEPDCDVIVCNSISNINKALPILNKYSTLLAYLDNDAGGKTGVTTIQNAGIKLTDCSGLYAPYKDLNEYLTKWFLQR; encoded by the coding sequence ATGATACCAAACGAAGTAATACAACGTCTAAAGACTATCCCGATAACGGCCTATCTTTCGAGTATGGGCATTGAACCCGTAAAAGAGCAAAACGGGCAATTGCTTTATTATTCACCCTTCAAAGACGAACATTCACCGTCATTTTTTGTAAACCCTCACAGAAACGTTTTTAAAGACTTTACGACGAACGACAAAGGCGGTGATGTAATCACGTTGGTACGTCGCTTAAAAGCCTGTGATTTCGCTAAAGCCGTTCAATTACTGGAAGTATTCGACGGAATAACCAGTTCTTTTTCTTTTAACGGCCGAATAAAGCCCTACGTTGAAAAATCGCCCCTTGAAGTACTCAAAGTAAAGCCACTGGAAAATAAAGCCTTGATTGCCTATTTAAGCAATGTACGCGGCATTCCTTTTGCCATTGCTTCCAAGTACGTGAAGGAGTGTTATTTTAAAGTCAACGACAAATATCAATTTGCTGTTTGCTTTGAAAATGATTTGAAAGGCTTAGAACTGCGAAACGTTTACGTACAGCTATCAACCAACCCCAAATCAATAACTACCCTCAAAGGAACTGATAATTCAACAGCGTTGATTTTTGAAGGCTTTATGGACTTTCTGTCCTATATCGTTTGTCAGGGAAAAGAACCGGATTGTGATGTTATCGTTTGCAACTCAATTTCAAACATCAATAAAGCTTTACCGATTCTCAACAAATACTCTACATTATTGGCGTATCTTGATAATGATGCAGGAGGAAAAACAGGAGTAACGACTATTCAAAACGCAGGTATAAAGCTAACGGATTGCAGCGGATTGTATGCACCCTACAAAGACCTTAATGAATATTTAACTAAGTGGTTTTTGCAGCGGTAG
- a CDS encoding VapE domain-containing protein, with protein MGNTGNNKIYRIDEIENYLSNKYEIRINVITNTIEKRLKNTNDSFEPVNENDLKYELLKAGHTRFDGELKALLGSSVISKYDPLREYFVGLPHWDSSQPDYIQQLSTYVKTDDQKWFELMFKKMLVRVVAQSLNKIQFNKHCFTFVGNQHDGKTSFFDFLIPAKLKPYSRSNYDFHGGREGKISLSQNFIINLDELGQYEKKDLNNEFKATLSEGYVKLRPLYSNNEVSIPRRASFVATTNSRDFLTDATGSVRWIIFNVLSIQHDNGEQNGYNKNVDIEKVWAQAYSLLNEGFKCELTRDEINQNEILNRRFLRVTTEMELVASHFEKAEKGQEGAKFYTPSMIEKILREKGFPKLLPTQIGAALKMLGFPQSSSWNGVLRYSEKGYFLIEK; from the coding sequence ATGGGAAATACCGGTAATAACAAAATCTATCGGATTGATGAAATTGAAAATTATCTTTCCAATAAGTACGAAATCCGTATCAATGTCATTACAAATACCATTGAAAAACGCTTAAAGAATACTAATGATTCTTTTGAGCCGGTCAATGAGAATGATTTAAAATACGAACTTCTGAAAGCAGGACATACCAGATTTGACGGTGAGTTGAAAGCTTTACTCGGTTCATCGGTAATCTCAAAGTACGACCCATTGAGAGAGTATTTTGTGGGCTTGCCTCACTGGGATTCTTCGCAACCCGACTATATCCAACAATTATCGACTTACGTTAAAACGGACGACCAAAAATGGTTTGAATTAATGTTTAAAAAGATGTTGGTTAGAGTTGTTGCCCAATCATTGAATAAAATTCAATTTAATAAGCATTGCTTCACTTTTGTAGGGAATCAGCATGACGGTAAAACATCATTCTTTGATTTTCTCATTCCTGCCAAGCTAAAGCCGTATTCACGCAGTAATTATGATTTTCACGGAGGGCGTGAGGGCAAAATATCCCTTAGTCAGAACTTTATCATTAACTTGGATGAATTAGGGCAGTACGAGAAAAAAGACCTCAATAATGAGTTTAAAGCTACTTTATCAGAAGGATACGTAAAGCTTCGCCCCTTGTATTCCAATAATGAAGTATCAATTCCTAGGCGTGCGTCATTCGTGGCTACAACAAACAGCCGCGATTTTCTAACTGATGCTACGGGTTCAGTCCGTTGGATAATTTTTAATGTGTTGAGTATTCAGCATGATAACGGAGAACAAAACGGATACAATAAAAACGTAGATATTGAAAAAGTGTGGGCGCAAGCTTATAGCCTGTTAAATGAAGGTTTTAAGTGTGAACTTACTCGTGATGAAATTAATCAAAACGAAATCCTGAACCGTCGCTTTTTAAGGGTAACGACTGAAATGGAGTTGGTAGCTTCCCACTTTGAGAAAGCCGAAAAAGGGCAGGAGGGAGCAAAGTTTTATACCCCTTCAATGATTGAAAAAATCCTGCGTGAAAAAGGATTTCCAAAACTGCTTCCTACCCAAATTGGGGCAGCTTTAAAAATGTTAGGATTCCCACAATCATCAAGTTGGAATGGTGTATTACGCTACTCCGAAAAGGGCTATTTTCTCATTGAGAAGTAA
- a CDS encoding Hpt domain-containing protein, giving the protein MADQPLFSVVLLKQLCDNDTAFVNEMLRQFVDTVPASVAELNAAFDQNDFTSVSRIAHRLKPAIRHMDIDLLKEPIQVLEYLAAEQPDSPQIGILVHLVEGVLHKVCVQLQKTQYNH; this is encoded by the coding sequence ATGGCCGACCAACCTTTGTTTAGTGTAGTACTCCTTAAACAACTGTGTGACAACGATACGGCATTTGTCAACGAAATGCTGCGGCAGTTTGTGGATACTGTGCCCGCTTCCGTGGCAGAACTCAACGCCGCCTTTGACCAAAACGATTTTACGTCCGTAAGCAGGATCGCTCACCGACTCAAGCCCGCCATCAGGCATATGGATATCGACCTGCTGAAAGAGCCGATACAGGTGTTGGAATACCTGGCCGCAGAGCAACCCGACTCACCGCAGATCGGCATCCTTGTTCACTTAGTGGAAGGAGTATTGCATAAAGTGTGTGTGCAACTGCAAAAAACACAATATAACCATTGA
- a CDS encoding sigma-54-dependent transcriptional regulator, protein MITPFRIFVVEDDPWYGKILHYYLSLNPDYQVTLFRNGKDCLAQLNLKPNLITVDYSLPDLNGAELFRQIKNTDPTLPVIIISAQSDIHTAVGLLKMGVSDYLVKDDNTKDLLWNAVIRIRETQSLRQEVERLRQELGKKYEFGESIKGNSPALKKTFTLIEKAAKTTINVSITGETGTGKELVAKAIHYASERKKQPFVAINMAAIPSELLESELFGYEKGAFTGAVTRKIGKFEEANKGTLFLDEIGELEPMLQSKLLRVLQEKELTRVGGNERVKLDLRLIVATHQNLAELVKKGSLREDFYYRIIGLPIELPPLRHRGNDILLLANFFLEAFAAENRFPPKHLTKAAKEKLLSYGFPGNVRELKAIIDLASVMSDTDLIEEADIRFNAVRSKEDFLSEEKTLKEYTAFIIQHYLQKYNNNVQLTATKLGIGKSTIYKALQEKEVELL, encoded by the coding sequence ATGATAACACCCTTTCGTATTTTTGTCGTGGAGGATGACCCCTGGTATGGCAAAATACTCCATTATTATTTATCGTTAAACCCTGACTACCAAGTAACTTTGTTTAGAAACGGCAAAGATTGCCTTGCTCAGCTAAACTTAAAACCTAACCTGATAACCGTTGACTATTCCCTGCCGGACCTCAACGGAGCAGAATTGTTCAGGCAGATCAAGAACACAGATCCAACCCTTCCGGTCATCATTATCAGCGCACAAAGTGATATTCACACGGCGGTAGGCTTATTGAAAATGGGCGTAAGCGATTACCTCGTCAAAGACGATAACACCAAAGACCTTCTGTGGAATGCCGTCATTCGCATTCGGGAAACACAATCACTCCGGCAGGAAGTGGAAAGGCTTCGACAGGAATTAGGGAAGAAATATGAATTTGGCGAAAGCATCAAGGGGAATTCTCCCGCGCTGAAAAAAACGTTCACGCTGATCGAAAAGGCCGCCAAAACCACTATCAATGTATCCATCACCGGCGAAACCGGCACGGGCAAAGAACTGGTGGCAAAGGCGATTCATTATGCCTCTGAACGAAAAAAACAGCCTTTTGTCGCCATCAACATGGCCGCCATTCCTTCTGAGCTATTGGAAAGTGAATTGTTCGGCTACGAAAAAGGGGCCTTCACGGGAGCTGTTACCCGTAAGATCGGAAAGTTTGAAGAAGCTAACAAAGGAACGCTGTTCCTTGATGAGATCGGAGAATTGGAGCCCATGTTACAAAGCAAACTGTTGCGCGTCCTGCAGGAAAAGGAATTAACCCGGGTGGGGGGAAATGAACGCGTAAAGCTTGATCTGCGCCTGATCGTAGCCACCCATCAAAACCTGGCGGAACTCGTAAAAAAAGGCAGTCTCCGCGAAGATTTTTACTATCGCATCATCGGATTGCCCATCGAACTGCCCCCCTTACGCCATCGGGGCAACGACATTCTGCTGCTGGCCAACTTTTTTCTGGAGGCATTTGCCGCTGAAAACCGATTCCCTCCCAAACACCTGACAAAAGCCGCCAAAGAGAAGCTGCTCAGCTACGGTTTTCCGGGCAACGTGCGGGAACTGAAAGCCATCATTGACCTGGCAAGCGTGATGAGCGATACCGACCTCATTGAGGAGGCGGATATCCGCTTTAACGCGGTCCGCTCGAAGGAGGATTTTCTGTCGGAAGAAAAAACGCTGAAAGAATATACCGCCTTCATCATTCAGCATTACCTACAAAAATACAATAACAATGTACAGCTGACCGCCACCAAGCTGGGCATTGGCAAATCTACAATCTATAAAGCCCTTCAGGAAAAAGAAGTCGAGCTACTCTAA